One window from the genome of Bradyrhizobium xenonodulans encodes:
- a CDS encoding branched-chain amino acid ABC transporter permease yields MLELIVISTLNGVLFGMLLFLLSSGLTVIFSMMGVLNFAHASFYMLGAFFGFQLTKWIGFWPALVLAPLLVGAIGMAVERYGLRNTHKHGHVAELLLTFGLAFAIEEIVSMIWGKSPVDYRVPALLDFPAFTIFSTNYPAYKIFMLAVSVVIFVALLIVLKRTRVGLIVQAALTHPHMVGHLGHNVGRVFMVVFGVGSALAGLAGVIAGPALVTQSDMAAALGPILFVVIVFGGLGSLPGAFVASLVIGLVQTFAVALNGSLASAFGPLDPSTGPSVLTDIWNVTIAQVAPIVPYMLLVLILIVRPMGLMGTRES; encoded by the coding sequence GTGCTTGAACTGATTGTCATTTCGACCCTCAACGGCGTGCTGTTCGGCATGCTGCTCTTCCTGCTGTCGAGCGGGCTCACCGTCATCTTCAGCATGATGGGCGTGCTCAACTTCGCCCATGCCAGCTTCTACATGCTCGGCGCCTTCTTCGGCTTCCAGCTCACCAAGTGGATCGGCTTCTGGCCGGCGCTGGTGCTGGCGCCGCTGCTGGTCGGCGCCATCGGCATGGCGGTGGAGCGCTACGGCCTGCGCAACACCCACAAGCACGGCCATGTCGCGGAATTGCTGCTGACCTTCGGTCTGGCGTTTGCGATCGAAGAGATCGTGTCGATGATCTGGGGCAAGAGCCCGGTCGATTACCGCGTGCCGGCGCTGCTCGACTTCCCGGCCTTCACGATCTTCTCGACCAACTATCCCGCCTACAAGATCTTCATGCTGGCCGTGTCGGTCGTGATCTTCGTGGCGCTGCTGATCGTGCTCAAGCGCACCCGCGTCGGCCTGATCGTGCAGGCGGCGCTGACCCATCCGCACATGGTCGGGCATCTCGGCCACAATGTCGGGCGCGTCTTCATGGTGGTGTTCGGCGTCGGCAGCGCGCTGGCCGGCCTTGCCGGCGTCATCGCGGGACCTGCGCTGGTGACGCAGTCCGACATGGCCGCGGCGCTCGGGCCCATCCTGTTCGTCGTCATCGTGTTCGGCGGCCTCGGCTCCTTGCCCGGCGCCTTCGTCGCCTCGCTGGTGATCGGCCTGGTACAGACCTTTGCGGTGGCGCTGAACGGCTCGCTGGCGAGTGCGTTCGGGCCGCTCGATCCGTCGACCGGACCGTCCGTCCTCACCGACATCTGGAACGTCACCATCGCGCAGGTCGCGCCGATCGTTCCCTATATGCTGCTGGTGCTCATTCTGATCGTTCGCCCCATGGGCCTGATGGGGACGCGCGAGTCATGA
- a CDS encoding branched-chain amino acid ABC transporter permease, whose amino-acid sequence MTSATTSTSKATAKPAGGSLRFYGVWLIGIAALIVLPMIFSSGGSLTSFSLIGIAIVFALSYNILLGQTGLLSFGHAVHYGLGGFAATHMMNAVVSHGWPIPLPFIPLFGGIGGLVFAIIIGWVMTKRAGTVFAMISLGIGELVASSSLILRSVFGGEAGITTDRTALPKMLGWSFGPQLQVYYLIAFWLVLSAIAMYALTRTPLGRISNAVRDNPERVQFIGYDPHVVRYLAFCFAGFFAGVAGGLAAINFEIANSAYLGAIQSGLVLFSTFIGGVAYFFGPILGAILVTYLQLGLTSVTSVWQLYFGIIFIGIVMFSPGGIAGLLMMHRPLVRAGTLWTVIPSYLVAVVPTLALACGIILTIETVARYAGGESINLFGIGFNPKSPVTWIAAAVLVVGGAFVAKLTWRRIADAWDRAATVARDRGYLA is encoded by the coding sequence ATGACGAGTGCAACGACTTCGACATCGAAGGCGACGGCCAAGCCCGCCGGCGGCAGCCTGCGCTTCTACGGCGTCTGGCTGATCGGCATCGCCGCGCTGATCGTCCTACCCATGATCTTCTCCTCCGGCGGCTCGCTGACGTCGTTCAGCCTGATCGGCATCGCGATCGTCTTCGCGCTCTCCTACAACATCCTGCTCGGCCAGACCGGCCTGCTGTCGTTCGGCCACGCCGTTCACTACGGTCTCGGCGGCTTCGCCGCCACCCACATGATGAACGCGGTGGTCTCGCACGGCTGGCCGATCCCGCTGCCGTTCATCCCGCTGTTCGGCGGCATCGGCGGTCTCGTGTTTGCGATCATCATCGGCTGGGTCATGACCAAGCGCGCCGGCACCGTGTTCGCGATGATCTCGCTCGGCATCGGCGAATTGGTGGCGTCGTCCTCGCTGATCCTGCGCTCGGTGTTCGGCGGCGAAGCGGGCATCACGACGGATCGCACCGCCTTGCCGAAGATGCTCGGCTGGTCGTTCGGGCCGCAGCTTCAGGTCTATTACCTCATCGCGTTCTGGCTGGTGCTGTCGGCGATCGCGATGTACGCGCTGACCCGGACGCCGCTGGGACGGATCAGCAACGCCGTCCGCGACAATCCCGAACGCGTCCAGTTCATCGGCTACGATCCTCACGTGGTTCGCTATCTTGCCTTCTGCTTTGCCGGGTTCTTCGCCGGCGTTGCCGGCGGGCTTGCCGCGATCAATTTCGAGATCGCCAATTCCGCCTATCTCGGCGCGATCCAGTCCGGCCTCGTGCTGTTCTCGACCTTCATCGGTGGCGTCGCTTATTTCTTCGGCCCGATCCTCGGCGCGATCCTGGTGACCTATCTCCAGCTCGGGCTGACCAGTGTGACCAGCGTCTGGCAGCTCTATTTCGGCATCATCTTCATCGGCATCGTGATGTTCTCGCCGGGCGGCATCGCCGGCCTGTTGATGATGCACCGGCCGCTGGTTCGCGCCGGAACGCTGTGGACGGTGATCCCGTCCTATCTCGTCGCTGTCGTGCCGACCCTGGCGCTCGCCTGCGGAATCATCCTCACCATCGAGACGGTCGCGCGCTATGCGGGCGGCGAGTCCATCAACCTGTTCGGCATCGGATTCAACCCGAAATCGCCGGTGACATGGATAGCCGCGGCGGTTCTCGTTGTCGGCGGCGCGTTCGTTGCAAAGCTGACCTGGCGGCGGATCGCGGACGCGTGGGACAGGGCTGCGACGGTCGCCCGTGACCGGGGGTATCTGGCATGA
- a CDS encoding carbohydrate ABC transporter permease, with product MSEAAATLTQDRQKLEMAALSAPAVIFTVAMIAFPVVYTIWLGFQTFSSTGKQSFAGLANYSKLISDYEFWHGLWITIALFVLSLVLQLVFGVWLALVLFHAKRLPGIVRSLFISPFMMPPVVAGMMWLVILDPSLGAANYILQSFGLPPSDWLASPSLVIPTVALIDSWQWTPYVALIVLGGLQSLPPSVYEAAQIDGASPFKTFQRITLPLLLPTIVTAAILRSVDLLRFFDIIYITTQGGPGNASNTLNIYGFRVGFEFFNIGYASALMLTLTAIVFGAVLAFNRLRGAVAW from the coding sequence ATGTCTGAGGCGGCTGCGACACTCACGCAGGACCGGCAGAAGCTGGAGATGGCGGCGCTCTCGGCGCCGGCCGTGATCTTCACGGTTGCGATGATCGCGTTTCCGGTCGTCTATACGATCTGGCTCGGCTTCCAGACGTTCTCCTCGACGGGCAAGCAGTCGTTCGCGGGCCTCGCCAATTATTCGAAGCTGATCTCGGACTACGAGTTCTGGCACGGGCTGTGGATCACCATCGCGCTGTTCGTGCTGTCGTTGGTGTTGCAGCTCGTCTTCGGCGTCTGGCTGGCGCTGGTGCTGTTCCACGCCAAACGGCTGCCGGGGATCGTGCGCTCGCTGTTCATCTCACCCTTCATGATGCCGCCGGTCGTGGCCGGGATGATGTGGCTGGTCATCCTCGATCCTTCGCTGGGCGCCGCCAACTACATCCTGCAGTCGTTCGGCCTGCCGCCGTCGGACTGGCTGGCCTCGCCGTCCCTGGTCATTCCGACCGTGGCGCTGATCGACAGCTGGCAGTGGACGCCTTACGTCGCGCTGATCGTGCTGGGCGGCCTGCAATCGTTGCCGCCGAGCGTCTACGAAGCCGCGCAGATCGACGGTGCATCCCCGTTCAAGACGTTCCAGCGCATCACGCTGCCCCTGCTGCTGCCGACCATCGTCACCGCAGCGATCCTGCGCAGCGTTGATCTCCTGCGCTTCTTCGACATCATCTACATCACCACTCAGGGCGGCCCGGGCAACGCCTCGAACACGCTCAACATCTACGGCTTCCGGGTCGGCTTCGAATTCTTCAACATCGGCTATGCCAGCGCCCTGATGCTGACACTGACGGCGATCGTGTTCGGCGCCGTGCTCGCCTTCAACCGCCTGCGCGGCGCAGTGGCGTGGTGA
- a CDS encoding zinc-dependent alcohol dehydrogenase family protein: MNVSPRPNSIMQAAVFHGDDRITIERVAMPDVGTGEVLVRVSRTALCGSDFKLWHKGAEFTAGHEIFGVVEQPGHRLHGRRCAVYIPLHCDHCAACKRGDTQMCLEVSSLIGWNRPGGYAEYVPVPENCLLPVPDDIEDSLAPLLLDTIGTSGHAVRFVSRVVPASEAGPVLVMGAGPVGLGVVLALRAVGYNDIHVADPNAARLRIAQSFGAKAHPVGETSKRFALIMECSGAHAARNLGIELVLPRGALVLVGENAAPWTIEEGKVFRRKDFYMIRTFYFPVSDFEPNVELLRKYKDEYRVLVDGEFGLQALPENFARFAKGELIKPVLALD, translated from the coding sequence ATGAATGTATCGCCCCGCCCGAATTCGATCATGCAGGCTGCGGTGTTCCACGGCGACGACCGCATCACCATCGAGCGCGTGGCGATGCCTGATGTCGGCACCGGCGAAGTGCTGGTCCGCGTCTCGCGCACCGCGCTGTGCGGCTCGGACTTCAAGCTCTGGCACAAGGGCGCCGAGTTCACCGCAGGCCACGAGATCTTCGGCGTCGTGGAGCAACCCGGCCACCGCCTGCACGGCCGCCGCTGCGCCGTCTACATTCCGTTGCACTGCGACCATTGCGCGGCGTGCAAGCGCGGCGACACCCAGATGTGCCTGGAAGTCTCGAGCCTGATCGGCTGGAACAGGCCGGGCGGCTATGCCGAATATGTGCCGGTGCCGGAGAACTGCCTGCTGCCGGTCCCCGATGATATCGAGGACAGCCTCGCGCCGCTGCTGCTCGACACCATCGGTACCTCGGGCCATGCCGTGCGCTTCGTCAGCCGCGTGGTGCCGGCGAGTGAGGCCGGCCCGGTCCTCGTGATGGGCGCAGGACCTGTCGGCCTCGGCGTCGTGCTGGCGCTCCGCGCGGTCGGCTACAACGACATCCATGTCGCCGATCCCAACGCGGCGCGCCTCAGAATCGCGCAATCCTTCGGCGCGAAGGCGCATCCCGTCGGCGAGACCTCCAAGCGTTTCGCCCTGATCATGGAATGCTCCGGCGCCCATGCGGCGCGCAATCTCGGCATCGAACTGGTGCTGCCGCGCGGTGCGCTGGTGCTGGTCGGCGAGAACGCCGCGCCCTGGACCATCGAGGAAGGCAAGGTTTTCCGCCGCAAGGATTTCTACATGATCCGGACCTTTTACTTTCCGGTGTCCGATTTCGAGCCGAATGTCGAGCTGCTGCGCAAGTACAAGGACGAATACCGCGTCCTCGTCGACGGCGAGTTCGGCCTACAGGCCTTGCCCGAAAATTTCGCCCGCTTCGCCAAGGGCGAGCTGATCAAGCCTGTGCTGGCGCTGGACTGA
- a CDS encoding mandelate racemase/muconate lactonizing enzyme family protein: MTDSFTIRSIEALCYRYPLATPVVTSFGKMLNRPAVFVRVVDEDGVAGWGEAWCNFPAPGAEHRARLVNEVLAPGLVGRKFDSPAEAFEALTKGTEVLALQCGEPGPFAQAISGIDLALWDLAARRRKLPLWRLLGGQSGRIKVYASGINPGGAAQTAEAALARGHRALKLKVGFGAETDLANLAALRAIVGAGMLAIDANQGWSVDQALEMLLRLAAFDLRWLEEPIRADRPREEWRRLRAAAKMPIAAGENISSVEGFKDVLAEDVLGVVQPDIAKWGGLSACAGLARDILKSSKTFCPHYLGGGIGLLASAHLLAGIGGDGWLEVDANDNPLRDLFCGPVASVTDGTIVLNEEPGLGFAPDLSGIADYRSL; the protein is encoded by the coding sequence ATGACTGACAGCTTTACCATCCGCTCGATCGAGGCGCTCTGCTATCGCTATCCGCTGGCGACACCGGTGGTGACGTCGTTCGGCAAGATGCTCAACCGTCCCGCCGTGTTCGTTCGCGTTGTCGACGAGGACGGCGTCGCGGGATGGGGTGAGGCCTGGTGCAACTTTCCGGCACCGGGTGCGGAGCATCGCGCCCGGCTCGTCAACGAGGTGCTTGCGCCCGGCCTCGTCGGACGCAAGTTCGACAGTCCCGCTGAGGCTTTCGAGGCGCTGACCAAAGGCACCGAGGTCCTCGCGCTTCAATGCGGCGAGCCCGGTCCGTTCGCGCAGGCCATTTCCGGCATCGATCTGGCGCTATGGGATCTCGCCGCGCGCCGCCGGAAGTTGCCGCTGTGGCGGCTGCTCGGCGGGCAGTCGGGCAGGATCAAGGTCTATGCCAGCGGCATCAACCCCGGCGGCGCGGCACAGACAGCCGAAGCCGCGCTCGCGCGGGGCCATCGCGCGTTGAAGCTGAAGGTTGGCTTCGGCGCCGAGACCGATCTCGCCAATCTCGCCGCGCTGCGCGCCATCGTCGGCGCCGGCATGCTCGCCATCGATGCCAATCAGGGCTGGTCGGTGGATCAGGCATTGGAGATGCTGCTGCGGCTGGCCGCGTTCGATCTGCGCTGGCTGGAGGAGCCGATCCGCGCCGACCGGCCGCGCGAGGAATGGCGCAGGCTGCGGGCAGCCGCAAAGATGCCGATTGCCGCGGGCGAGAACATTTCGAGCGTCGAGGGATTCAAGGACGTCCTCGCCGAGGACGTGCTCGGCGTGGTCCAGCCCGACATCGCGAAATGGGGCGGGCTCAGCGCCTGCGCTGGCCTCGCGCGCGACATCCTGAAATCAAGCAAGACATTCTGCCCGCATTACCTCGGCGGCGGCATCGGACTGCTTGCCTCGGCGCATCTCCTGGCCGGCATCGGAGGCGACGGCTGGCTGGAGGTCGACGCCAACGACAACCCGCTGCGCGACCTGTTCTGCGGTCCCGTGGCCAGCGTGACGGACGGCACGATCGTTTTGAACGAGGAGCCGGGACTCGGGTTCGCGCCCGACCTGTCGGGGATCGCGGACTACCGCAGCCTGTAG
- a CDS encoding ABC transporter ATP-binding protein: MASISIRNLTKRYGNFTVIPDLNLEIADHEFVVFVGPSGCGKSTLLRIIAGLEPISGGDLYIGDKRVNGVQAAQRDIAMVFQDYALYPHMRVYDNMSFALELRGTPKAEIDARVKRAAALLHIEPYLDRKPKELSGGQRQRVAMGRAIVRNPKAFLFDEPLSNLDAKLRGQVRAEIKALSQQLKTTMVFVTHDQIEAMTMADRIVVLQSGTIQQYDTPETVYERPANQFVAGFIGSPAMNFFPVEWRQERAILSQGGTVVPLDGQTAVSLSKAGNAVLGIRPEHFAVATDAADGIAINVKLVEPLGSDTLIHFDLAGASSIARVDPALRPKVGDRLTLRPQPGKTHLFDAANGRVLR; encoded by the coding sequence ATGGCCTCGATCTCGATCCGCAACCTCACCAAACGCTACGGCAATTTCACCGTGATCCCCGATCTCAATCTGGAGATCGCGGACCATGAGTTCGTCGTGTTCGTCGGCCCGTCCGGCTGCGGCAAGTCGACCTTGCTGCGCATCATCGCCGGCCTCGAGCCGATTTCGGGCGGAGACCTCTATATCGGCGACAAGCGCGTCAACGGCGTGCAGGCCGCGCAACGCGATATCGCCATGGTGTTCCAGGATTATGCGCTCTATCCGCACATGCGGGTCTACGACAACATGTCGTTTGCGCTGGAGCTGCGGGGCACGCCGAAGGCGGAGATCGACGCGCGAGTAAAGCGCGCCGCTGCGCTGCTGCACATCGAACCCTATCTGGACCGCAAGCCCAAGGAGCTGTCCGGCGGCCAGCGCCAGCGCGTCGCCATGGGCCGCGCCATCGTGCGCAATCCCAAGGCGTTTTTGTTCGACGAGCCGTTGTCCAATCTCGACGCAAAGCTGCGTGGGCAGGTCCGTGCGGAAATCAAGGCACTGTCGCAGCAGCTGAAGACCACCATGGTCTTCGTGACCCACGACCAGATCGAGGCCATGACCATGGCCGACCGGATCGTGGTGCTCCAGAGCGGCACGATCCAGCAATACGACACGCCGGAGACGGTTTACGAACGGCCCGCCAACCAGTTCGTTGCCGGCTTCATCGGCTCGCCTGCGATGAATTTCTTCCCGGTCGAGTGGCGTCAGGAGCGCGCGATCCTTTCGCAAGGTGGAACGGTGGTGCCGCTGGACGGCCAGACTGCGGTCAGCCTGAGCAAGGCCGGCAATGCCGTGCTCGGCATCCGGCCCGAACATTTCGCCGTCGCGACCGATGCCGCCGATGGCATTGCCATCAACGTCAAGCTGGTCGAGCCGCTCGGCTCGGACACCCTGATCCATTTCGACCTCGCCGGCGCATCCTCGATCGCGCGGGTCGATCCGGCGCTGCGGCCGAAGGTCGGCGATCGCCTCACGCTGCGTCCGCAGCCGGGCAAGACGCATCTGTTCGATGCCGCCAACGGACGGGTTTTGCGGTGA
- a CDS encoding sugar kinase, which translates to MSSVTDIGDLSALADVASRVRPVHVICLGLSALDQVWRVDRPFAGGSEKIKAVEYGTLGGGMAANASVAVAKLGASVAFWGRAGNDAAGHEMRSAFAAEGVDVENFRLFPDGRSSVSGIIVDSFGERQIVNFRGSYPESADWLPLKTVARASSVLADPRWVEGAATLFREARARGIATVLDGDVADAEVFEQLLPLTDHAIFSEPALTAFAGAAEDQSLAGLARFGCRVIAVTRGEGGVSWYESGRLHRQAAYAVDVVDTTGAGDVFHGAYALAIGAGLEVRAAMAFSAATAAMKCRHAGGRNGIPDINECLVFMRTKP; encoded by the coding sequence GTGAGTTCGGTAACCGATATCGGCGATCTCTCAGCACTGGCGGACGTCGCGTCCAGGGTAAGGCCCGTGCATGTGATCTGCCTCGGACTATCGGCGCTCGATCAGGTTTGGCGCGTCGATCGGCCGTTCGCGGGCGGAAGCGAAAAGATCAAGGCCGTCGAATACGGCACGCTCGGCGGCGGCATGGCCGCCAATGCGAGCGTCGCCGTGGCAAAGCTCGGTGCGTCCGTCGCGTTCTGGGGGCGGGCAGGGAATGATGCCGCGGGCCACGAGATGCGATCGGCCTTCGCCGCCGAAGGCGTCGATGTCGAGAATTTTCGACTGTTTCCCGATGGCCGCTCGTCCGTTTCCGGAATCATCGTCGACAGTTTTGGTGAGCGGCAGATCGTGAACTTCCGGGGCTCCTATCCCGAGAGCGCGGATTGGCTTCCGCTCAAAACCGTCGCGCGTGCATCGTCCGTGCTGGCTGACCCGCGCTGGGTCGAGGGTGCCGCAACGCTGTTCCGTGAGGCGCGGGCGCGCGGCATTGCGACGGTGCTTGACGGCGACGTGGCCGATGCCGAGGTGTTCGAGCAGCTGCTGCCGCTGACCGACCACGCGATCTTCTCCGAGCCCGCGCTCACGGCCTTTGCCGGCGCGGCCGAGGATCAATCTCTGGCCGGTCTCGCGCGCTTCGGCTGCCGCGTCATCGCCGTCACGCGCGGCGAGGGTGGCGTGAGCTGGTACGAGAGCGGCCGCCTGCACCGGCAGGCCGCCTATGCCGTCGACGTCGTCGACACCACGGGCGCGGGCGACGTCTTCCACGGTGCCTATGCTCTCGCGATCGGCGCCGGCCTGGAGGTGCGCGCCGCCATGGCGTTTTCGGCGGCGACCGCCGCCATGAAATGCCGCCACGCCGGCGGACGCAACGGAATCCCCGATATCAACGAGTGTCTTGTATTCATGAGGACGAAGCCATGA
- a CDS encoding branched-chain amino acid ABC transporter substrate-binding protein — translation MRKLTLAIAVIAPMLGHAASAEDTIKIGYIDPLSGGGASVGEGGLKTFQYLADELNAKGGILGKKIEIVPLDNKTNPQESLVQAQKAIDAGVHYITQGNGSSVAAALSDFVTKNNTRNPGKEVLYFNYAAVDPSLTNEKCSFWHFRWDASSDIKMEALTSYMKDIASIKKVYLINQDYSFGQSVRSDARKMLGAKRPDIQIVGDELHPLLKVTDFSPYIAKIKASGADSVVTGNWGQDIALLLKAAADAGLKVNWYTYYAGGAGGPTAIKQTGLDHQVFQITEGFANSGHQAAMDFEKSFRAKAGLSLWYPRAVNEMRMFKAAAEKANSIEPVKVAAALEDLKFEVLDGGQGLMRKDDHQFFQPIYISSFGKLAANEPFDEESTGWGWHLVSKIDTPQAMVSTTCKMVRP, via the coding sequence ATGCGCAAGCTCACTTTGGCCATTGCCGTGATCGCCCCGATGCTCGGTCATGCCGCGTCGGCCGAGGACACCATCAAGATCGGCTACATCGATCCGCTCTCGGGCGGCGGCGCCAGCGTCGGCGAAGGTGGTTTGAAGACATTCCAGTATCTGGCCGACGAGCTCAACGCCAAGGGCGGCATCCTCGGCAAGAAGATCGAGATCGTTCCGCTCGACAACAAGACCAATCCGCAGGAGAGCCTGGTGCAGGCCCAGAAGGCGATCGACGCCGGGGTCCACTACATCACGCAGGGCAACGGCTCGTCCGTCGCCGCGGCGCTGTCCGACTTCGTCACCAAGAACAACACGCGCAATCCCGGCAAGGAAGTCCTGTACTTCAACTACGCCGCCGTCGATCCGAGCCTGACCAACGAGAAGTGCAGCTTCTGGCACTTCCGCTGGGATGCGAGCTCCGACATCAAGATGGAGGCGCTCACCAGCTACATGAAGGACATCGCCTCGATCAAGAAGGTGTACCTGATCAACCAGGACTATTCCTTCGGCCAGTCTGTCCGCTCCGACGCGCGCAAGATGCTCGGCGCCAAGCGGCCCGACATCCAGATCGTCGGCGACGAGCTGCATCCGCTGCTGAAGGTCACGGACTTCTCGCCCTACATCGCCAAGATCAAGGCCTCCGGCGCCGACAGCGTCGTTACCGGCAATTGGGGCCAGGACATCGCGCTGCTGCTCAAGGCCGCTGCCGATGCCGGTCTGAAGGTCAACTGGTACACCTACTATGCCGGCGGCGCCGGCGGTCCGACCGCGATCAAGCAGACCGGTCTCGATCACCAGGTCTTCCAGATCACCGAGGGTTTTGCCAATTCGGGCCACCAGGCCGCGATGGACTTCGAGAAGTCCTTCCGCGCCAAGGCCGGCCTGTCGCTGTGGTATCCGCGTGCGGTCAACGAGATGCGCATGTTCAAGGCCGCGGCCGAGAAGGCCAACTCCATCGAGCCGGTGAAGGTGGCGGCGGCGCTCGAGGACCTGAAGTTCGAGGTTCTCGACGGCGGCCAGGGCCTCATGCGCAAGGACGACCACCAGTTCTTCCAGCCGATCTACATCTCTTCCTTCGGCAAGCTCGCCGCCAACGAGCCGTTCGACGAGGAGAGCACCGGCTGGGGCTGGCACCTCGTCTCCAAGATCGACACGCCGCAGGCCATGGTCTCCACGACCTGCAAGATGGTGCGGCCGTAA
- a CDS encoding tagatose 1,6-diphosphate aldolase: MRTIGKNRGLARLADADGHFRMVALDQRPPLFDAIAKAKGITREQVEYSDVTAAKRLLVENLAPHCSSMLFDPNFAVPAAIDLLPPRCGLIMTLEEHRVEETAGGRKSRAITNWSVEKIRAMGGDAVKVLAWYRPDADAAVNEHQKKFVREIGEDCARHDIPYVLELLVYPFLGSANHTADYVESPGKLPGLVIDSVREFAKPEYGVDLLKLESPLAANSLPARDGSAEAKAAQKEFDAIGDICRARNIPWVLLSGGAAPEKFERVLDYSYAAGASGFLAGRTIWLDAVLRNFPDRAAVSASLRKDGLNVLERLSELTTAKGTPWKARYPVFTDIKQEGDFARAY, encoded by the coding sequence ATGAGAACGATTGGAAAGAACCGCGGGCTGGCACGGCTTGCTGACGCGGACGGCCACTTTCGCATGGTCGCACTGGACCAGCGGCCGCCACTGTTCGATGCCATCGCGAAAGCGAAAGGCATCACGCGGGAGCAGGTCGAATATTCCGACGTCACGGCGGCTAAGCGCCTCCTCGTCGAAAATCTTGCGCCGCATTGCAGCTCGATGCTGTTCGACCCGAATTTCGCCGTGCCTGCCGCGATCGATCTGCTGCCGCCGCGCTGCGGTCTGATCATGACGCTGGAAGAGCATCGCGTCGAGGAAACCGCGGGCGGCCGCAAGTCGCGCGCGATCACCAACTGGAGCGTGGAGAAGATCCGCGCGATGGGCGGCGACGCCGTCAAGGTGCTGGCCTGGTACCGGCCGGACGCGGATGCCGCAGTGAACGAGCATCAGAAGAAGTTCGTGCGCGAGATCGGCGAGGACTGCGCCCGTCACGACATTCCCTATGTCCTGGAATTGCTGGTCTATCCGTTCCTCGGCAGCGCCAATCACACCGCCGACTACGTGGAATCGCCGGGCAAGCTTCCCGGCCTCGTCATCGACAGCGTGCGCGAGTTTGCCAAGCCCGAATATGGCGTCGACCTCTTGAAGCTGGAGAGCCCGCTTGCAGCCAACAGCCTGCCGGCGCGTGATGGCAGTGCGGAAGCGAAAGCCGCGCAGAAGGAGTTCGATGCCATCGGCGATATCTGCCGCGCGCGGAATATCCCCTGGGTGCTGCTGTCGGGCGGCGCCGCGCCCGAAAAATTCGAGCGTGTGCTCGACTATTCCTATGCCGCGGGCGCGAGCGGCTTCCTCGCGGGTCGCACGATCTGGCTCGATGCCGTCCTGAGGAACTTTCCGGACCGCGCGGCGGTGTCGGCCAGCCTGCGCAAGGATGGCCTCAACGTGCTCGAACGGCTCAGCGAACTGACCACGGCCAAGGGCACGCCGTGGAAGGCGCGCTATCCTGTCTTCACTGATATCAAGCAGGAAGGTGACTTCGCGCGCGCCTACTGA
- a CDS encoding carbohydrate ABC transporter permease gives MNDAVNTDRWIRWLNTAQLVLAGVLIMAPTVWMVLSSFKPSFEVTAYPPTLVFSPTLDNYVELTRTTPFLSYALNSLIVTVGSTALGLLFGIPAAFAVSWTRISWPAILTLAARMAPGTLFLLPWYVMFRQIGMIGSYTALILSHAVITLPIVIWVLLPSFDGIPRSVFEAAQVDGCSVTRILWRIALPLVASGVAVSAILAFVFSWNYFLFALVLSNGDTKTLIAAAFNFIGEGSTQWGALMAAATLIALPPLVLAALVQRWLVSGLTLGAVKG, from the coding sequence ATGAACGACGCCGTCAACACCGACCGCTGGATCCGCTGGCTCAACACGGCGCAGCTCGTGCTCGCCGGTGTGCTGATCATGGCGCCGACAGTCTGGATGGTGCTGTCCTCGTTCAAGCCGTCCTTCGAGGTCACGGCCTATCCGCCGACGCTGGTGTTCTCGCCGACACTCGACAATTATGTCGAGCTGACCAGGACCACGCCGTTCCTGAGCTATGCGCTCAACAGTCTCATCGTCACCGTCGGCTCGACCGCGCTCGGGCTGCTGTTTGGAATCCCTGCCGCATTCGCCGTCTCCTGGACGCGGATTTCGTGGCCGGCGATCCTGACGCTGGCGGCGCGCATGGCGCCCGGCACGCTGTTCCTGCTGCCATGGTACGTCATGTTCCGGCAAATCGGCATGATCGGCTCCTACACCGCGCTGATCCTCAGCCACGCCGTCATCACGCTGCCGATCGTGATCTGGGTTCTGCTGCCGTCGTTCGACGGCATTCCGCGTAGCGTCTTCGAAGCCGCACAGGTCGACGGGTGCAGCGTCACGCGCATCCTCTGGCGCATCGCGCTGCCGCTGGTGGCGTCCGGCGTCGCGGTGTCGGCGATCCTCGCCTTCGTCTTCTCGTGGAACTATTTCCTGTTTGCGCTGGTGCTCTCCAATGGCGACACCAAGACGCTGATCGCGGCGGCCTTCAACTTCATCGGCGAAGGCTCGACGCAATGGGGCGCCCTCATGGCCGCGGCGACGCTGATCGCATTGCCGCCGCTGGTGCTGGCGGCCCTGGTTCAGCGCTGGCTGGTGTCCGGACTGACGCTCGGCGCGGTGAAAGGTTAA